The Akkermansiaceae bacterium genome has a window encoding:
- the tadA gene encoding Flp pilus assembly complex ATPase component TadA, translated as MIEYDGIRFNSLISRRIMQTLEEHDASLKDIDPGQIEAKVTKSVFMSAIAKINNMPFFPKVAEFCESSLLEKCDPSVLTRGGFSPLCIDEHRIIVAISNPWNPAADEYIAMRFPDFEIVKIVTLTSEISRSIEAVASNAGPSRDELEAIEVEDTDDKIKDFNVTKDYEEPMAQLIATIMASAVKQRASDIHFKVEKESFYYAFRVDGDIGKKTELPMKLKDRLDAYLLNLMKLPAEIRNTTPGISGRFTISYYRRPIDIRYERHRTYRGYHITMRLLDKGHLDVTLGKGSLAFDDATLLAMDKVMKIPAGIIVMSGPTGSGKSTTLNAILREMNTPDVNILTLENPVEDEIPGVTHCDLKHPGEFKPMIASFMRSDPDIILMGEVRDIESAELAIEAAVTGHKVLTTIHTPRASQIIERFEQLGIERWKIAQTLKAACAQRLIKILCPYCKIEAPGIGDKDRAIYGLDESWAKQPVFNHLPDGCQECHGSGYAGRTAILEIIPITPKVSDMLSKGEITPYELELKIQEEGILPNLRNNGLKLLREGKTDLAAIGKMIDMSTDE; from the coding sequence ATGATCGAATATGACGGCATACGTTTCAACTCGCTGATCAGCAGGCGTATCATGCAGACCCTTGAGGAGCATGATGCCTCACTCAAGGACATCGATCCGGGCCAAATTGAGGCCAAGGTCACCAAGAGTGTGTTCATGTCGGCGATTGCCAAAATCAACAACATGCCATTCTTCCCGAAAGTGGCCGAGTTTTGCGAGAGCTCGTTGTTGGAAAAATGTGATCCGTCGGTCCTGACCCGTGGCGGATTTTCGCCGCTTTGCATTGACGAGCACCGGATCATTGTCGCCATTTCCAACCCCTGGAACCCGGCGGCTGATGAATACATCGCGATGCGGTTTCCCGATTTTGAGATTGTTAAAATAGTCACACTGACCTCGGAAATCAGTCGGTCTATCGAGGCGGTTGCGAGCAATGCCGGTCCTAGCCGCGATGAGCTTGAGGCCATCGAGGTAGAGGACACGGATGACAAGATCAAGGATTTCAACGTCACCAAGGATTACGAAGAGCCCATGGCCCAGTTGATCGCAACGATCATGGCCAGTGCCGTTAAGCAGCGCGCGTCCGATATCCATTTCAAAGTCGAGAAGGAGTCATTCTATTACGCATTCCGGGTGGATGGAGACATCGGGAAGAAAACAGAGCTGCCCATGAAGCTCAAGGACCGGCTCGATGCCTATCTTCTCAATCTGATGAAGCTGCCTGCGGAAATCCGTAATACGACACCGGGTATTTCCGGTCGCTTTACCATTTCCTATTACCGCCGCCCCATCGATATCCGTTACGAGCGTCACCGCACCTATCGTGGTTATCACATCACCATGCGTCTGCTCGACAAGGGACACCTTGATGTGACACTCGGTAAAGGCTCCCTTGCCTTTGATGACGCTACCTTGTTAGCCATGGACAAGGTGATGAAAATCCCGGCTGGAATTATCGTGATGAGTGGCCCAACCGGCTCCGGTAAATCCACCACACTGAACGCCATTCTTCGTGAGATGAACACGCCGGACGTGAACATACTTACCTTGGAGAACCCGGTTGAGGATGAGATTCCCGGCGTTACCCACTGTGACCTGAAGCACCCAGGGGAGTTCAAGCCCATGATCGCCAGCTTCATGCGTAGTGACCCCGACATTATCCTGATGGGGGAGGTGCGCGATATCGAATCCGCTGAATTGGCCATTGAGGCAGCGGTGACAGGTCACAAGGTACTCACCACCATCCACACTCCCCGTGCATCCCAGATCATCGAGCGTTTTGAACAATTGGGAATTGAACGGTGGAAGATTGCCCAGACGTTGAAAGCCGCCTGTGCCCAGCGTCTCATCAAGATCCTGTGTCCTTATTGTAAAATTGAAGCGCCCGGTATTGGTGACAAGGACCGGGCGATCTATGGTTTGGATGAGTCGTGGGCCAAACAACCGGTCTTTAACCACCTGCCGGATGGATGCCAGGAATGCCATGGCTCAGGGTATGCGGGGCGGACGGCTATTCTGGAGATCATTCCGATCACCCCCAAGGTTTCTGATATGCTGTCAAAGGGTGAAATCACACCCTACGAACTGGAATTGAAAATCCAGGAAGAAGGTATCCTGCCCAACCTGCGTAACAACGGTTTGAAGCTCTTACGGGAGGGCAAGACGGATTTAGCCGCGATTGGTAAGATGATCGATATGAGCACGGATGAATGA
- a CDS encoding type II secretion system F family protein, which produces MSEATTIPRNTVRARPNAAAKPKPQSSLFAPKVKPFKKKELVQMFRSLASMLRAQINTADAIKYYAHGHPNKDLVTSLNQIHADVNKGIPIHDAFRNSKRFDDMTIGLIQAGGDAGQLDTAFSELGKRIKSDMFFRKKIRKLIMMPCIVIPILMGAFIASQVKIVPQVEKMMSGMEAKGLVKLSFEVSHVVRKIWPMVVLGMLAIVITIWKSTPVKNTITNLAMAKFRVVRTMIMSLRQMTMLSTIRLLYSNGINLAKSLRVAATSVKKTPFYAELLKAADMYEKSGVPLSSAFAKYTSVDPQVVHMLAIGEKSASLDTQLAMLSEMFEEDAEQLMDDFSQFISLIVMIIAVMLIAAVFLGTFMPIFMMGPQMMQEAM; this is translated from the coding sequence ATGAGTGAAGCCACGACCATACCACGTAACACCGTACGTGCCAGACCCAACGCAGCCGCAAAGCCGAAGCCGCAGTCGAGCTTGTTTGCGCCCAAGGTCAAGCCGTTCAAAAAAAAGGAGTTGGTTCAGATGTTCCGTTCGCTGGCCTCGATGTTACGCGCCCAGATCAACACGGCTGATGCGATTAAATACTACGCCCATGGACACCCTAACAAGGATCTGGTGACCTCCCTGAATCAAATCCATGCGGATGTCAACAAAGGTATACCCATCCATGATGCATTCAGGAACTCCAAGCGGTTCGATGACATGACGATCGGTCTGATCCAGGCGGGTGGGGACGCCGGTCAGCTCGACACAGCCTTTTCCGAGTTGGGAAAACGGATTAAAAGCGACATGTTCTTCCGGAAAAAAATCCGCAAGTTGATCATGATGCCCTGCATCGTCATACCTATTCTGATGGGCGCGTTTATCGCTTCGCAGGTGAAAATCGTACCGCAGGTGGAAAAGATGATGTCCGGCATGGAGGCGAAGGGCCTGGTGAAGCTTTCCTTCGAGGTAAGCCACGTGGTCCGGAAAATCTGGCCGATGGTGGTGCTGGGTATGCTGGCGATCGTCATCACGATTTGGAAATCAACGCCGGTCAAAAATACAATCACCAACCTGGCCATGGCGAAATTCAGGGTGGTCAGGACGATGATCATGAGTCTGCGCCAGATGACGATGCTGTCGACCATCCGATTGCTCTATTCCAACGGAATCAACCTGGCGAAGTCCTTGAGGGTGGCTGCAACCAGTGTGAAAAAAACCCCCTTCTACGCTGAACTGCTGAAAGCGGCGGACATGTATGAAAAATCGGGGGTCCCCCTGTCCTCGGCATTCGCCAAATACACCTCGGTGGACCCCCAGGTGGTTCACATGCTGGCGATCGGTGAGAAATCAGCATCCCTGGACACCCAGTTGGCGATGTTGTCCGAGATGTTTGAGGAAGATGCCGAGCAATTGATGGACGATTTCAGCCAGTTCATCAGTCTGATCGTGATGATCATCGCGGTGATGCTGATTGCGGCAGTTTTCCTCGGAACCTTCATGCCCATCTTCATGATGGGACCACAAATGATGCAGGAAGCGATGTAG
- a CDS encoding type II secretion system protein: MLIKHIHRESRATCIVGIKRGLTLIEITVVIVMLMTLIGMSMFAVNGYKEWELATEATQQLRKVYNAQRTYLAEHPTESVSSLTAAKLIPYLSDNSTSLPTAEALDGSTLTVKVSVSPPVLIDGGGNNYDPSGDTDDGLWDVGG, from the coding sequence ATGTTGATAAAGCACATCCATAGAGAGAGCAGGGCTACTTGCATCGTCGGTATCAAGCGGGGTCTAACACTGATTGAGATCACCGTGGTAATCGTCATGCTGATGACATTGATCGGTATGTCGATGTTTGCCGTCAACGGCTACAAGGAATGGGAACTGGCCACTGAGGCAACTCAGCAGCTACGCAAAGTCTACAACGCCCAGCGGACATATCTCGCCGAGCATCCCACAGAAAGCGTCAGCTCCTTGACCGCAGCCAAGCTGATTCCGTATCTGTCTGATAACTCGACATCCCTGCCCACTGCCGAGGCACTGGACGGTAGTACGCTCACGGTGAAAGTTTCAGTATCTCCTCCTGTCTTGATCGATGGTGGCGGAAACAATTATGACCCATCTGGAGATACTGATGACGGACTCTGGGATGTTGGCGGCTAA
- a CDS encoding prepilin-type N-terminal cleavage/methylation domain-containing protein, translated as MKTDLHNKPNSGFTLIEMTVTIVVGLMVATMALTMFNQQLASYKILKAQNFLISEAPQINNTLNRIVTRANFFRMYESLADATAGNNSVIENGKVLALKFEDAGDQSGSSFGVIAFNSSTNHLNYYHVSSMAGLAVASPQWSISTQLTDAVFYVENGVLRIKLTGPNAEEIIYSTTTQR; from the coding sequence ATGAAAACCGACCTACACAACAAACCAAATTCAGGCTTCACGCTCATCGAAATGACCGTGACCATTGTGGTTGGTTTGATGGTTGCCACTATGGCTCTGACGATGTTCAACCAGCAACTGGCTTCCTATAAAATACTCAAGGCCCAGAACTTCCTGATCAGCGAGGCACCACAGATCAACAACACCCTGAACCGCATCGTAACCAGAGCCAACTTTTTCAGAATGTATGAATCCTTGGCTGATGCTACAGCTGGCAACAACTCTGTGATTGAAAACGGCAAAGTGCTTGCCCTCAAGTTTGAAGACGCAGGTGACCAGAGCGGAAGTAGCTTTGGGGTCATTGCATTTAACAGCTCAACGAACCATCTTAATTACTACCATGTTAGCAGCATGGCTGGTCTAGCCGTCGCCTCACCGCAGTGGAGTATTTCCACACAACTAACAGATGCCGTTTTCTACGTAGAAAACGGCGTGCTTCGCATTAAGCTAACCGGGCCTAATGCTGAGGAAATCATCTATTCAACCACTACACAGCGATGA